In Strigops habroptila isolate Jane chromosome 2, bStrHab1.2.pri, whole genome shotgun sequence, one genomic interval encodes:
- the CD200R1 gene encoding cell surface glycoprotein CD200 receptor 1 isoform X2: MKAGADMNIGKTVCVFVLLTITTVTRTAGNKRVSVTVGNSSVLTCPPKSNRTMVTWKISPRVGGPCTLGYRTDQNKTDRTNCSDSMNWKFRPDQDPALEIRQVEIAHEGNYICEVVSTEGNFHTTYHLTVLVPPRLTLYCDDHGNPVCEAVAGKPAARISWVLESSFTPREEGHDNGTVTVVSKFTAYSSNVTNTTCFVSHPAGNQSNSIVCRPSENSFILHASIILCFLSVFTFMAVIYYFKLHGSRPCHKTKPSETAQNRQTLQDDTMEVEPYTTYVQKENIIYNSVSDLTVGQSLPQGLSSAT, translated from the exons gGAACAAGAGAGTGTCAGTGACAGTAGGTAATAGCTCTGTGCTCACCTGCCCTCCCAAATCAAATAGAACTATGGTAACATGGAAAATCAGCCCCAGGGTTGGAGGCCCCTGCACCTTGGGATACAGGACTGATCAGAACAAGACAGACAGAACCAACTGCAGTGACAGCATGAACTGGAAGTTCAGACCAGATCAGGATCCTGCCCTTGAAATACGACAAGTGGAAATAGCCCATGAGGGAAATTACATCTGTGAAGTAGTATCAACAGAAGGGAATTTCCACACGACGTACCACCTGACCGTGCTGG TCCCCCCCAGGCTGACCCTGTACTGCGATGACCATGGGAATCCCGTGTGCGAGGCAGTGGCAGGGAAGCCGGCTGCTCGGATCTCCTGGGTCCTGGAGAGCAGCTTCACCCCCAGGGAAGAAGGCCATGACAACGGGACAGTGACTGTTGTCAGCAAGTTCACAGCATATAGCAGCAACGTGACTAATACAACCTGCTTTGTGTCCCACCCAGCTGGGAACCAGAGCAACTCAATAGTCTGCCGTCCCTCAG AGAACAGCTTTATCCTGCATGCCTCCATCATTCTTTGTTTCCTGAGCGTTTTCACCTTCATGGCTGTCATTTACTATTTCAAGCTCCATGGCAGCAG accgtgccacaaaaccaaaccttctGAAACTGCCCAAAACAGGCAAACCCTACAG GATGACACAATGGAAGTGGAACCTTATACTACTTatgtgcagaaggaaaacataatttacAACTCGGTGTCTGATCTGACAGTGGGGCAGAGTCTTCCACAAGGGCTGTCGTCGGCAACATGA
- the CD200R1 gene encoding cell surface glycoprotein CD200 receptor 1 isoform X1, producing MKAGADMNIGKTVCVFVLLTITTVTRTAGNKRVSVTVGNSSVLTCPPKSNRTMVTWKISPRVGGPCTLGYRTDQNKTDRTNCSDSMNWKFRPDQDPALEIRQVEIAHEGNYICEVVSTEGNFHTTYHLTVLVPPRLTLYCDDHGNPVCEAVAGKPAARISWVLESSFTPREEGHDNGTVTVVSKFTAYSSNVTNTTCFVSHPAGNQSNSIVCRPSENSFILHASIILCFLSVFTFMAVIYYFKLHGSRPCHKTKPSETAQNRQTLQVRRTRQIRPSRNHGSSGSPENMDDTMEVEPYTTYVQKENIIYNSVSDLTVGQSLPQGLSSAT from the exons gGAACAAGAGAGTGTCAGTGACAGTAGGTAATAGCTCTGTGCTCACCTGCCCTCCCAAATCAAATAGAACTATGGTAACATGGAAAATCAGCCCCAGGGTTGGAGGCCCCTGCACCTTGGGATACAGGACTGATCAGAACAAGACAGACAGAACCAACTGCAGTGACAGCATGAACTGGAAGTTCAGACCAGATCAGGATCCTGCCCTTGAAATACGACAAGTGGAAATAGCCCATGAGGGAAATTACATCTGTGAAGTAGTATCAACAGAAGGGAATTTCCACACGACGTACCACCTGACCGTGCTGG TCCCCCCCAGGCTGACCCTGTACTGCGATGACCATGGGAATCCCGTGTGCGAGGCAGTGGCAGGGAAGCCGGCTGCTCGGATCTCCTGGGTCCTGGAGAGCAGCTTCACCCCCAGGGAAGAAGGCCATGACAACGGGACAGTGACTGTTGTCAGCAAGTTCACAGCATATAGCAGCAACGTGACTAATACAACCTGCTTTGTGTCCCACCCAGCTGGGAACCAGAGCAACTCAATAGTCTGCCGTCCCTCAG AGAACAGCTTTATCCTGCATGCCTCCATCATTCTTTGTTTCCTGAGCGTTTTCACCTTCATGGCTGTCATTTACTATTTCAAGCTCCATGGCAGCAG accgtgccacaaaaccaaaccttctGAAACTGCCCAAAACAGGCAAACCCTACAGGTAAGGAGAACAAGGCAAATTAGACCATCGAGGAATCACGGATCTTCTGGTAGCCCTGAAAACATG GATGACACAATGGAAGTGGAACCTTATACTACTTatgtgcagaaggaaaacataatttacAACTCGGTGTCTGATCTGACAGTGGGGCAGAGTCTTCCACAAGGGCTGTCGTCGGCAACATGA